Proteins encoded within one genomic window of Streptomyces taklimakanensis:
- a CDS encoding iron ABC transporter permease — protein sequence MRRDTEAGGGAATGGRGRTAAVRLALIAPPAAFLALFFAYPVAAITARGLYDGGRWHPERIALVLGEPGILHVVWFTVWQAAASTVLTVVLALPGAYVLARYDFPGRRVVRAAVTVPFVMPTVVVGSAFLGLLGRGGLTEQWWGLRLDEGPAAILLAHVFFNYAVVVRVVGSLWAQLDPRQEEAARVLGAGRWTAWRTVTLPALAPSVAAAAAMVFLFTFTSFGVVQVLGGPRYATLEVEIYRQTAHLLDLPTAAVLTLVQFAAVAALMALHARGVRRRGGAPALVDASRTARRPRGARQKALLAAVLTQITVLIAVPLAVLVERSLNGPDGYGTDFYRALASSDASGGTFAVAPLEAVGNSLAYAVAATAIALTVGGLAAVALTLRGPGGRAGRLVRGFDALLMLPLGTSAVTVGFGFLIALDEPPLDLRSSWILVPLAQALVGVPFVVRTLLPVLRAVDDRLRQAAAVLGAPPARVWREVDFPPARRALLVSAGFAFAVSLGEFGATVFIARADTPTLPVAVARLLGRAGEASYGQAMALSTILMVVCAATLLALEGVRTDRSGEL from the coding sequence GTGAGGCGGGACACCGAAGCGGGCGGGGGCGCGGCGACCGGCGGCCGCGGCAGGACGGCGGCGGTGCGGCTCGCCCTGATCGCCCCGCCCGCCGCCTTCCTCGCGCTGTTCTTCGCCTATCCCGTCGCCGCCATCACCGCCCGCGGACTGTACGACGGGGGCCGGTGGCACCCGGAGCGGATCGCCCTGGTGCTCGGTGAGCCCGGCATCCTCCACGTGGTGTGGTTCACCGTGTGGCAGGCGGCGGCTTCCACCGTGCTCACGGTCGTCCTGGCCCTGCCCGGCGCCTACGTCCTGGCCCGGTACGACTTCCCCGGTCGGCGCGTGGTGCGGGCGGCGGTCACCGTGCCGTTCGTGATGCCCACCGTCGTCGTCGGCTCCGCCTTCCTCGGTCTGCTGGGACGGGGAGGACTGACCGAGCAGTGGTGGGGCCTGCGGTTGGACGAGGGGCCCGCCGCGATCCTGCTCGCCCACGTCTTCTTCAACTACGCCGTGGTGGTCCGCGTCGTCGGCAGCCTGTGGGCCCAACTCGACCCCCGCCAGGAGGAGGCCGCCCGGGTGCTCGGCGCGGGCCGCTGGACCGCCTGGCGCACCGTGACCCTCCCGGCGCTCGCCCCGTCCGTGGCCGCCGCCGCGGCGATGGTCTTCCTGTTCACCTTCACCTCCTTCGGTGTCGTCCAGGTCCTCGGCGGCCCCCGCTACGCCACCCTGGAGGTGGAGATCTACCGGCAGACCGCCCATCTGCTGGACCTGCCCACCGCCGCCGTTCTGACGTTGGTGCAGTTCGCCGCCGTCGCCGCCCTGATGGCCCTGCACGCCCGCGGTGTCCGGCGTCGCGGCGGCGCCCCGGCCCTGGTCGACGCCTCCCGCACCGCCCGCCGTCCGCGCGGGGCGCGGCAGAAGGCGCTGTTGGCCGCGGTGCTCACGCAGATCACCGTGCTGATCGCGGTGCCGCTCGCCGTGCTCGTGGAGCGCTCCCTCAACGGTCCCGACGGCTACGGCACGGACTTCTACCGCGCCCTCGCCTCGTCCGACGCCTCCGGCGGGACCTTCGCCGTCGCGCCCTTGGAGGCGGTCGGCAACTCCCTGGCCTATGCCGTCGCCGCCACCGCCATCGCCCTGACCGTCGGGGGTCTCGCGGCCGTCGCCCTCACCCTGCGCGGGCCCGGCGGCCGGGCCGGACGGCTGGTGCGCGGTTTCGACGCACTGCTGATGCTGCCGTTGGGCACCTCGGCCGTCACCGTCGGGTTCGGCTTCCTCATCGCCCTGGACGAGCCGCCGCTGGACCTGCGCTCCTCGTGGATCCTGGTCCCGCTGGCGCAGGCCCTGGTCGGTGTCCCGTTCGTGGTGCGGACCCTGCTGCCGGTCCTGCGGGCCGTGGACGACCGACTGCGCCAGGCCGCCGCCGTCCTGGGCGCCCCGCCGGCGCGCGTGTGGCGCGAGGTCGACTTTCCGCCGGCGCGCCGGGCGCTGCTGGTCTCCGCCGGTTTCGCCTTCGCCGTCTCCCTGGGGGAGTTCGGCGCCACCGTCTTCATCGCCCGCGCCGACACGCCCACCCTGCCGGTGGCCGTCGCCCGCCTCCTCGGCCGGGCCGGCGAGGCCAGCTACGGGCAGGCCATGGCGCTCAGCACCATCCTGATGGTGGTGTGCGCGGCCACCCTGCTGGCGCTGGAGGGCGTCCGCACCGACCGATCGGGAGAGCTGTAG
- a CDS encoding ABC transporter ATP-binding protein, producing the protein MASLRLRAVTVRYGGLAALDAVDLDVAEHEIVCVLGPSGSGKSTLLRVVAGLTEPDAGRVLLAGRDQRGVPPHRRGVGLMFQDHQLFPTRDVGGNVDFGLRVRGEPREDREARVAELLELVGLPGTRRRPVATLSGGEQQRVALARALAPRPGLLMLDEPLGQLDRSLRERLVVELRRLFRRLGTTVLAVTHDQGEAFALADRVVVMEGGRIVQTGDPAEVWQRPASEFVARFLGFTNIVPATVRGTVPGTADTPWGAVPVPADAPAGPCTLLVRPGGVRIEEADAPGDGGTSGAGLPCTVTARTLRGGGFSEISLLLEPERGPALEASCPLRSAPEPGAAVRVVFTADDVVVLPSETA; encoded by the coding sequence ATGGCGTCCCTGCGACTTCGGGCCGTCACCGTGCGGTACGGCGGCCTCGCCGCCCTGGACGCGGTCGATCTCGACGTCGCCGAGCACGAGATCGTCTGTGTGCTCGGCCCCTCGGGCAGTGGCAAGTCCACCCTGCTGCGGGTCGTGGCGGGCCTGACGGAACCGGACGCCGGACGGGTGCTGCTCGCCGGGCGCGACCAGCGTGGGGTGCCGCCGCACCGACGCGGTGTGGGGCTGATGTTCCAGGACCACCAGCTCTTCCCCACCCGTGACGTCGGCGGCAACGTCGACTTCGGTCTTCGCGTGCGGGGGGAACCGCGCGAGGACAGGGAGGCACGGGTCGCCGAGCTGCTGGAGCTCGTGGGCCTCCCCGGCACCCGGCGTCGTCCCGTCGCCACCCTCTCCGGCGGGGAACAGCAGCGCGTCGCGCTCGCCCGCGCCCTCGCCCCCCGTCCCGGGCTGCTGATGCTGGACGAGCCGCTCGGACAGCTCGACCGGTCCCTGCGCGAGCGCCTGGTCGTCGAGTTGCGCCGGCTCTTTCGCCGGCTGGGCACCACTGTGCTGGCCGTCACCCACGACCAGGGCGAGGCCTTCGCGCTCGCCGACCGGGTGGTGGTGATGGAGGGAGGCCGGATCGTCCAGACGGGTGACCCCGCCGAGGTGTGGCAGCGTCCCGCCTCCGAGTTCGTCGCCCGTTTCCTGGGCTTCACCAACATCGTCCCGGCGACCGTGCGCGGGACCGTCCCCGGCACGGCCGACACGCCCTGGGGCGCGGTCCCCGTACCGGCCGACGCGCCGGCCGGGCCGTGCACGCTGCTGGTACGGCCCGGTGGGGTGCGGATCGAGGAGGCGGACGCCCCCGGGGACGGCGGGACGTCCGGTGCGGGCCTGCCCTGCACCGTGACGGCCCGCACCCTGCGCGGCGGCGGATTCTCGGAGATCTCGCTGCTCCTGGAGCCGGAGCGCGGACCGGCGCTGGAGGCGTCCTGCCCGCTGCGCTCGGCACCCGAACCGGGAGCGGCCGTGCGCGTCGTGTTCACCGCCGACGACGTGGTGGTGCTGCCGTCGGAGACGGCGTAG